The following are encoded together in the Streptomyces flavofungini genome:
- the tsaD gene encoding tRNA (adenosine(37)-N6)-threonylcarbamoyltransferase complex transferase subunit TsaD yields the protein MVLGIESSCDETGAGIVRDGELLAHVVASSMDEHARFGGVVPEIAARAHLHSFTPVVRQALDQAGLRLAEVDAVAVTTGPGLSGALQVGLAGAKSLAYAAGVPLYGVHHLAGHVAADTLEHGPLPEPCVVLIVSGGHTSLLLVRDLVREPILHLGDTLDDAAGECFDKVARILGLPYPGGPAIDRAARDGDPRAVAFPRPLTRPGDDPYAFSFSGLKTAAARWVEQHRLRGEEVPVADGAAALQEAVADVLTRKALAACRAYDVRTLIVVGGVAANSRVRALAEERCAAAGIELRVPRVTLCTDNGAMIAAVGDQLVRAGAEPAPLDVSIDPSAPLAYASLNPLAASPAQAA from the coding sequence GTGGTCCTGGGAATCGAGTCGTCCTGCGACGAGACCGGCGCGGGCATCGTGCGCGACGGCGAGCTGCTCGCGCACGTGGTGGCGTCGAGCATGGACGAGCACGCGCGGTTCGGCGGGGTCGTGCCCGAGATCGCGGCCCGCGCGCACCTGCACTCCTTCACCCCCGTCGTGCGCCAGGCCCTGGACCAGGCGGGCCTGCGCCTCGCCGAGGTCGACGCGGTCGCCGTCACCACGGGACCCGGCCTCTCGGGCGCGCTGCAGGTGGGCCTGGCCGGTGCCAAGTCCCTCGCCTACGCCGCCGGGGTCCCGCTGTACGGGGTGCACCACCTGGCCGGGCACGTGGCCGCGGACACCCTGGAGCACGGCCCGCTGCCCGAGCCGTGCGTGGTGCTGATCGTCTCGGGCGGCCACACCTCGCTGCTTCTCGTGCGGGACCTGGTGCGCGAGCCGATCCTGCACCTGGGCGACACCCTCGACGACGCCGCCGGTGAGTGCTTCGACAAGGTCGCAAGGATCCTCGGCCTGCCCTACCCGGGCGGTCCCGCGATCGACCGCGCGGCGCGGGACGGCGACCCGCGGGCCGTGGCCTTCCCCCGCCCGCTCACCCGGCCCGGCGACGATCCGTACGCCTTCTCCTTCTCCGGGCTCAAGACGGCCGCCGCGCGCTGGGTGGAGCAGCACCGCCTGCGCGGCGAGGAGGTGCCCGTGGCCGACGGTGCCGCAGCGCTCCAGGAGGCCGTCGCGGACGTCCTGACCCGCAAGGCCCTCGCGGCCTGCCGCGCGTACGACGTGCGGACGCTGATCGTGGTGGGCGGCGTGGCGGCGAACTCGCGGGTGCGGGCCCTGGCGGAGGAGCGGTGCGCCGCGGCCGGGATCGAACTGCGCGTGCCGCGCGTGACGTTGTGCACCGACAACGGCGCGATGATCGCGGCCGTCGGCGACCAGCTCGTGCGCGCCGGTGCCGAGCCCGCGCCGCTGGACGTGTCCATCGACCCGTCGGCACCGCTGGCGTACGCCTCACTGAACCCGCTGGCCGCGTCACCGGCGCAGGCCGCCTGA
- a CDS encoding SDR family oxidoreductase — translation MIVVTGATGNVGRSLVRTLAAAGEKVRATSRGIAGRDVPEGVDWRRADLADTETLRPVFDGARALFLQNGGAGAHLLDVGDILGAAAAGGVERVVLLSSQGVVTRPDSPSHGVLMRSIEDAVRRSGLEWTILRPGGFASNTYAWADSVRTSRTVAAPFGDVGLPVVDPADIAEVAAAALRDPAHAGHVHELTGPAPITPREQAEAIAEALGEPVHFTEQTHEQARAQLLHFMPAPVVDTTLAILGTPTPAETRVSPDIERVLGRAPRAYGEWARRNEAAFR, via the coding sequence ATGATCGTGGTGACCGGAGCGACGGGAAACGTCGGACGATCGCTGGTGCGGACGCTCGCGGCGGCGGGCGAGAAGGTCCGGGCGACGTCCCGGGGGATCGCGGGGCGGGACGTGCCGGAGGGCGTCGACTGGCGCCGGGCGGACCTGGCCGACACCGAGACCCTGCGGCCGGTGTTCGACGGCGCGAGGGCCCTGTTCCTGCAGAACGGCGGCGCGGGCGCGCACCTGCTCGACGTGGGGGACATCCTCGGCGCGGCGGCGGCGGGCGGCGTGGAGCGGGTGGTGCTGCTGTCGTCCCAGGGCGTGGTGACCCGGCCGGACTCGCCGTCGCACGGCGTGCTGATGCGGTCGATCGAGGACGCGGTGCGGCGGTCGGGCCTGGAGTGGACGATCCTGCGCCCCGGCGGGTTCGCGTCCAATACCTACGCCTGGGCCGATTCGGTACGTACGTCACGTACCGTCGCGGCGCCCTTCGGCGACGTCGGCCTGCCGGTCGTCGACCCGGCGGACATCGCGGAGGTGGCCGCGGCGGCGCTGCGCGACCCCGCCCACGCGGGCCACGTCCACGAACTCACGGGCCCGGCCCCCATCACCCCCCGCGAACAGGCCGAGGCGATCGCCGAGGCCCTCGGCGAGCCCGTCCACTTCACCGAACAGACCCACGAACAGGCCCGCGCCCAACTGCTCCACTTCATGCCGGCCCCCGTGGTCGACACGACCCTCGCCATCCTCGGCACCCCGACCCCCGCCGAGACCCGCGTCAGCCCGGACATCGAGCGGGTCCTGGGCCGTGCGCCGCGGGCGTACGGGGAGTGGGCGCGGCGGAATGAGGCCGCTTTCCGCTGA
- a CDS encoding TetR/AcrR family transcriptional regulator, translating into MTDSKKVRGAGKRQRLMAAAAQVLHQQGVERTTIADIAAAADVPVGNVYYYFKTKDELVQAALAEHSGHLAAVTEGLDALPDPLARLKALVGMWVERRDTTARYGCPTGTLAVELDKRAEGGLDEEAGKVVRQLVDWAERQFRELGLPDPGGLALAFVGAYQGMSLLANALRDPDVMVGQGARLNDWLDGLGGGGA; encoded by the coding sequence GTGACTGACTCAAAGAAGGTCCGCGGTGCCGGGAAGCGGCAGCGGCTCATGGCCGCCGCCGCTCAGGTCCTGCATCAGCAAGGCGTGGAGCGCACCACCATCGCCGACATCGCGGCCGCCGCCGACGTGCCCGTCGGGAACGTCTACTACTACTTCAAGACCAAGGACGAGCTGGTCCAGGCCGCGCTCGCGGAGCACTCCGGGCACCTCGCCGCGGTCACCGAGGGGCTCGACGCGCTGCCCGATCCGCTGGCGCGGCTCAAGGCGCTGGTCGGGATGTGGGTCGAGCGGCGGGACACCACGGCGCGGTACGGCTGCCCCACCGGCACCCTGGCCGTGGAGCTCGACAAGCGGGCCGAGGGTGGTCTGGACGAGGAGGCGGGCAAGGTCGTCCGGCAGTTGGTCGACTGGGCCGAGCGGCAGTTCCGGGAGCTGGGGCTGCCCGACCCGGGTGGGCTCGCGCTCGCCTTCGTGGGCGCGTACCAGGGCATGTCCCTGCTGGCCAACGCCCTCCGCGACCCGGATGTGATGGTCGGGCAGGGCGCGCGGCTGAACGACTGGCTCGACGGCCTCGGTGGCGGCGGCGCCTGA